TGGGTGCCGAGACCATCGTGGCCGGTCATGGCCCCGTTTCGGGCCCCGGGCTGATTGAGGAGGTGCTCGGCTACTGCACCTTCGTCCAGTCCACCGCACGCACAGCCTTCGACGCGGGACTCTCCCCTTTGCAGGCGGCCCGTGACCTCGACCTCGGCTCCTACGCCGAGCTGGCGGACAGCGAACGGATCGTCGGAAACCTCCACCGCGCCTACGCGGAGATCGCCGGGGCGGCCCCGGGAGATCCCATCAACACCGCAGCCGCCCTGGAGGACATGGTCACCTACAACAACGGCCGACCCCTCACGTGCAGGGCGTGACGCCATCCGCCACAGCCATCCCTCATAGCCATCCGCCACACTCCGCCCGCGTTCGCGCACAGCGGCCTGGCGCAGAACCGAGGTTCTGCACCAGGCGCACGGTCGCCCTGGACGCAGGGTCTGTCAGCGCACTTTGCTGAAGAACTCGCGGACGTCGCTGACGACTTGCTCCGGGGCTTCCATCGCCAGGAAGTGGCCGCCGTGTTCGAGTTCGGTCCACCGCACGATGTTGTGGTCGCGCTCGGCCCAGCGGCGGATGGTCACGTCGTGGGCGGAGACCAGTACGGCGGTGGGCACCGTGCCACGCCGACCGGCTGCCCAGTCCTCCTGACCGTCGCCCCACCCGGTGCCGTGCTCGGCGCCGGAGCCGGTGCTCCAGTCGTCAGCTGCGGCCTCGCTCCAGGTGTTCGCGGAGATCTCCTCGTAGTAAACCTGGGCGGCAGAGGCGGCGGTGCCGGTCAGCCAGTACAGCGAGACCTCGGTCAGGACGCGGTCCCGGTCGATGCTGTCCTCGGGCAGCCCGTCTTCCGGGTCGGTGAGTTCCTTGAACTTCTCCACGATCCAGGCGAGCTGGCCGACGGGGGAGTCGGTGAGGGCGTAGGCGACCGTCTGCGGACGTTTGGAGTTGCACTGCAGATAGCCGTCGTTGAAGTTCTGCATCTGCTGCCAGCGTCGCTGTTCGGCCTCGGTGAGGCCGTCCATCTCGCCTTCCGCTCCGATGGGGAATGTGATCATGGCGTTGACGTGGACGCCGATCACGTGGTCCGGGGCCTGCTTGCCCATCTCCGGGGCGACCCACGAGCCGGTGTCGTAGCCCTGGACTCCGTAGCGCCCGTAGC
This sequence is a window from Streptomyces sp. NBC_01775. Protein-coding genes within it:
- a CDS encoding epoxide hydrolase family protein; amino-acid sequence: MENTTPGIRSFRIDIPQAQLDELDARLAATRWPEELPGVGWSRGVPAAYLKELAGYWRTAYDWRAHEAALNTHPQYMTTIEGQNIHFLHVRSPEPDAAPLMLLHGWPGSVVDFLDVIGPLSDPRAHGGDPAEAFHLVIPSLPGFGFSTPLAGPGMGAASMAGVLTGLMSRLGYGRYGVQGYDTGSWVAPEMGKQAPDHVIGVHVNAMITFPIGAEGEMDGLTEAEQRRWQQMQNFNDGYLQCNSKRPQTVAYALTDSPVGQLAWIVEKFKELTDPEDGLPEDSIDRDRVLTEVSLYWLTGTAASAAQVYYEEISANTWSEAAADDWSTGSGAEHGTGWGDGQEDWAAGRRGTVPTAVLVSAHDVTIRRWAERDHNIVRWTELEHGGHFLAMEAPEQVVSDVREFFSKVR